CGGTCATTACGGATTTGCGTTATTGATGTTTCCAACAGCAGGCGCAGATTTTCTTGAGTACGAGCGGTTTGAACTGACGGATGATATTGCGTCCATTGTTGACGGGGGAAAGTGCAAAGTCTATTCTATCAACAGTATCAACAAAGAAAGCTGGTTGAATGATGACGTTCCGAATTGGCAGAAATCGTTTCGGCACTATCAGTACAATCAGTATGTTGTTGATGAAGTTGTTCCGTTTATTCACAATGATTGCAATGGAAGAGTGCCGATAATAACGTGCGGAGCATCGTTGGGAGCATTGCATTCTGCAAATATGTTTTTCAAACATCCCGATATTTTTGACGGCGTGATTGCAATGAGCGGCGTGTATTCGTTGAGCGCTTACAGCAAAGGATATTACGATGACCATTGCTATTACAATTCGCCGTCGGATTTTTTACCGGGATTATGTGATGAAACAATTCTCGAACAATTGCGAACAAACAAAAAAATTATTATCGCAACAGGACAAGGCGAATACGAAGACCCGTCGGCATCGGTTCGCTTGTCGGAAATTTTGATGGAGAAAAATATTCCTCACGATTTGCAGTTGTGGGGACACGATATGCGGCACGATTGGCCCACGTGGAGAAAAATGCTTCCAAATTTTTTGGAATCAAAATTTTAAACGAAACGAGAGATTCTTAACCACAAGAATCCATTTGATTTTCCAAAATTTTCTAAAGCGATGTTGAAAAAAACAGAAAAAGTAAAACTTATCATCTACCAA
This genomic interval from Ignavibacteria bacterium contains the following:
- a CDS encoding esterase, which translates into the protein MHREIIKWYSTQLEKEMEVVKYGHYGFALLMFPTAGADFLEYERFELTDDIASIVDGGKCKVYSINSINKESWLNDDVPNWQKSFRHYQYNQYVVDEVVPFIHNDCNGRVPIITCGASLGALHSANMFFKHPDIFDGVIAMSGVYSLSAYSKGYYDDHCYYNSPSDFLPGLCDETILEQLRTNKKIIIATGQGEYEDPSASVRLSEILMEKNIPHDLQLWGHDMRHDWPTWRKMLPNFLESKF